In Venenivibrio stagnispumantis, the genomic stretch AAACAAACATAACAGAAGAGCCATAAACGATATAACCGGCTGCCACCTGTTTATAACCTTCTTGAAGAAAATCATTTTCATTTCCTTCTATTTTTTTATGGATAGAAAAAATAGTTCCTACACTAACATTAACATCTATATTAGAAGAGCCATCTAATGGGTCAAAAGCTATAACATATTTCGCATCTTTCCCATGCTCAAAATATATAACATCATCAAGCTCTTCCGATGCACAGGCAAAAAATTGACCACTTTCACCAAGATGCTCAATTAATAACTGATTTGAAAATTCATCAAGTTTTTGGACTTCTTCCCCTTGAATATTTGTTTTTCCGGTTTTACCGAGAATATCTATAAGTCCAGCCATTTTTATATGTGAAGCTATAATCTTTGTTGCATTCTCAATAGCAAGAAGAGCCAAAGATAAAGAACCCGTTGCATTTGGATATTTTCTTTCTTCTTCTAATATAAATCTTGATAAATCTGTCCCAATTTTTGCCATTTTATCCACCTCTTTTTATATTTTTTATAAAAGAAACTGCTCTTTTATCTTTTAATCTTCCGTAAAGATAATGAAAATCAATAAATTTTTCATAAGATTTAATAAGCATTTTTATAAGGTCACAAACCAAATCATCCCCTTCCAAGCAATATTTCATCATATCAGCTATTAAATCTTCCAAAGATAAAACATTTATTATTTCATCTTCAATCTGTATCTGATTAAAATTTCCCGTAATTAATTCAAAATCTTTGCTTATTTCAACATTTATATCATCTTTAAGCCACAAATCCCCAAATTGAGTATATCCAAGCTCTCTTAATGCTTGCTGTAATAAATGAATATCCGGATGAAGTAATGATATTATATTAGCCGGATACATACCTTGGGTATAAACTGTAAGTGCAAATTTACCAACAATAATAGGCTCTTTTGATTTTAACTTCCTTATCTGCTTATTTATCTCTTTTAAAGCTGTTATCTGTTTATCCAAACTCATAACAATATTATATTAAACAAACCATTCATAATCAAATTCTTTTGAAATATCAATTTCCAAATAGCTATATAACGGCAGTTTTAAAACTGTATTATCATTTTTATCTTTTATTTTAAATAAAATTTCAAAATTTTTTCTTCCTATAAACGAAATAGGTATTTTTATCTCTAATATCTTGCCAATAGCATAATTTTCCCCATTTTTTGATAAATCTATCGTTATATCTTTTTTTGTATCTGATATTATCTCTATAGTTAAATATTTATCCTTTATCTTGTCTAAATCTCCATCTAATCTTAAATAAAAATTTTGTTTATCATAACCATAATAAACTTTTTTTATAAAGATTTTGCTACTATCCATTGTGCCGGCATCAAATTTTATATCTATCTCTCCTGCATTTAGCCATTCATAATAATTTGTTATCTCTCCATCTATTACCGGTGTTATGTAATAATTAGGTTCTTTAATAATAGGTTTTTTATATAACTTTTTTATAGGTTTTAATATTTTAGCCGGTGGTTCATCGCCGTAAATCTGATATATCTTTTGTAAATTTGCTCTAAATAATCTATCAAATTTATCTGCAAAATGTGTAAAATGGTCATCTCCATACCACCAAAACCAATCGCTACCTTCAGCAATAAGCATCAATTTTTCTGCTTCTTCGGATTTTGGCTTTGTTTCAAGATAATTTTTTGTGATAGATAAAACTTCCCATGCTATATTTTTTTCTTCCTGCCCTATCCATGTTGTAAAATCTCCATATATCCAACTTCCGGCTACAATATTCGTTATCTGATTTTCCGGTATATCATCTTTTTTTATTGCTTCTTCAAAAGTTATACATTCTATCCATTCATAATTTTGTTCTATCTTTTTATATAAAAGTCGTAAAAAATCATATCCATTATTTTTATAAAACTCCCAAGCATTCTCTCCATCAAGAATAACGCAAACAATAGGCGAAAATTGGTATTTATCATAAATATCCTTTAATCTTGATATAAAATCATCTGTTGCTTTTTCTTCATCTTCTTCTTGATATCTAAATCCTATTAAATCACTTAGATATTTATCTCTGAAAAATAGATAAATATTCTTATATTTATGTTTTTGATAAATTTTTTCTATATTTCTTCCTCCTATGCTGTTAAATAATACATCTTCATCTGATGCTGTCCATAATATTTGATACTCATTAAATAAATCTAAGGTTTGATTGCTAATAGAGCCTTCTGCCGGCCAAAATCCGGAAGGCAATTTTCCAAAAATATTTTTATAAAAATCTATTGCATTTATTACATGCTTTTTTGCATCTTCTTTAAAATTAGCCCTTACCTTTGGAAGAGTTATATCTTTTTTAGCCTCTTTTGCAGATTCTATATCTATTAAAAGTGGTAAAATAGGATGATAAAAAGGTGTTGTTGATATTTCTATTTTACCTTTTTTTTCTAACTTTTTATAAAAAGGAATAATCTCTTTCAAAAAAGATATTAATCTATCCAAAAGGGCAATTTTATCTTCTTTTGTGTATAATTTGCCTTTTGCAATTAATGATTTTATTAATGGACAATTTTCTCTAAGATAATTTCCACTCCATGCAAGTAAAAATAAAATTTTTAAATCAAGGATTTCTTGATATGTAAATTTATTACCGTTTTGTTTTTTTAAAAAAAGCTGATAATATCTTTCAAAAGGCATTATCATATTTTTTAAATTACTACTAAAAAGAATATCAAGTAAATAATTTATTTCTTCTTCTGTTAATTTTTCTTCATCTTTATAAATAAGAGAAAGGGTTAAATCATTTTTAAAATCTTTTATATAATCTTGTAAAGTTTCAAGTAGAGAAGGAACAAGATTAAAGGTTGCTTTTATTTTTTTAAAATTGCTAATATGCCAGGGCATTTCATAATAATCTTTTATAGCATGTAAAAAACTCCACGGCATTATATATTTTCCGGAAGTTGCCTCTTTATAAGATGGCTGATGCATATGCCATAAAAAAGCAAGATATAACTTTTTCATTCTTCCATTATCCAGTTATTTATCTTTTCTAAGTATTCGTTTAATATCTCTTCTCCTTTATCTTTATTTTCTGCCTGAATATATATATGAAGGCTGTCTGCATATTGGTCAGGTATCATAAGTATCCAGTTTTTATTATCAAAGAATATTTTTACTCCATCTACGAAAGAAGCATTTTTATCTATTGCTTCTTCCGAAAATTTTCTCATCATCTTTCCTTTTAGATAAGAAGGACATGCAACAAGGGTATGATTAAAATAAAAATCCGGTAAAACATTTAAACATTCTGATATTGTTAAATTTGCTTTTGAAAGCATTTCAAGTAATTTAACAGATGCAAACATTCCATCAAAAGAATAAGAAAATTCTGTAAATGCATAATTCCCTTCAAGATTTGCAAAGAAATAATAATCTTTTAAAAATGAAGCTTTTAATCCTATGGTTTTACCTCTTTCTATAATAAGATTATCAAGGAAGTTATCAAGAATATCCGGAATATATACCGGCAGATAAATTTTTAGTTGTTTATTTGCTGTTTTATTGATAAGATATAAAAATATTAAAACAGATTTATAATTTTGAAGGATTTCTCCTTTTTCGGAGATTATTGTTAATTTTTCACCACTCGGATATATAACAAAACCTGATGATAATTTAAGGGCAGATACTATTTTTGATATTTCTGATATTGATTTTTGTTTTAATATGCTTATTTGTGATAATTTTCTTTCATCTTGATAAGCATTTATCAAGATATTATCTATATTAAGGTTATTTATAATATCCGGATATATTGTATATGTAGAACCATTTAATAAATCTGCTATTATTTTTATTTGTGAAGATTGGATAGTTTCTTTCTGGATTAAGGATAAAAATCTGGCTTTATAGCTTTTTGGAAGGCTTGGGTCTTCTTTTATCTCTCCAATCTCATTATAAGCAGCCCTTCTGAAATTTTCCCTGAAAAATATTCTTTCAACTGTTTTTTCTGTATTTGTATCTATTGGTAATCCATCATTATCAAAAAAGAGTATATCGGTGGAAGCAGGATTTTCCGGTGATTGTCTAAAATATACACCGGCAACATTATCACTATTTGATAATATATATCTTAAAACCGGCAATGAAGATAACTTTAAATCTAAAACATTAACTCCTGTGCCAAGTAATCCACCTAAGAAAGCTCTTTTTAACATTCTTGAAGCTCTGTGATAATCCCTTCCTACTATTATTGTTTTACCTTTTGGTATTATTGAGCCAAAACTTTCTGCAAGTTTTGCAACCATCTCACAGGAAAGCTCTATATTAGTTCTTCCGGAAACTTTTCCACCTTCAAATAAACCGGCTTTGTATTTTTCTCCCCATATTAGATTACTGCTGATTATACTTTTTTCTTCTATCAGTTTATCAGGCCAGATTATAACATCTCTTTCAAATTTAACATCATCTTTAACTATTGTATTTTCTGCTATTATAACTCCGTGTTCTGCTTTTACATTATTACCTATGGATACATTATCACACAAAACTCCATTTTTTATCTCACAATTTTTTCCGATATTTACATTATTCCATAATACAGTATCTTGTAGTATACTGTTTTCATCTATTTTACAATTTTTTCTGATAACCACATTTTTTAAATAACAATTTTCTTTTATTTCTACATTATCATCTAAAACTATAACTCCTTCTAATTTTACATTTTTTGATAGATTTATATTTCCTTGTTTATATAGGGTATATCCATCTTTTTGTATTTTTTCTCCGTAGATTTCTATTTTTACTTTACCGGAAAGTATATCTTTTATAACTTCTCTATAACTTTCAGGATTACCTACATCTCTCCAATAACCTTTTGCATTATATCCGTATAATGTTATTCCTTCTTTCATAAGTTTTGGAAATAAATCTTTACTAAAATCAAAAGGTATATTATCCGGTATATATTTTAAAATCTCCGGCTCTATTATATATATTCCTGTATTGATTGTGTCGCTAAAAACTTCTCCCCATCCGGGTTTTTCTAAGAATCTTAAAATTTTTCCTTCTTTATCTGTTATAACAACTCCAAATTGAAGCGGGTCTGATACAGATGTTAAAGTTATTGTTAATTTTGATTGTTTTATTTCATGAAATCCTATTATCTCTTTAAAATCAAAATCAGTAACAAGGTCTCCGCTGACAACAATAAATCTTTCATCTAAATATTTTTCTGCTTTTTTTACTGCTCCGGCTGTTCCATAATCATCATCCGGCAAAACATAAGTTATATTAACGCCAAAATCTTTTCCATCTTTAAAATAATCTTTAATAACTTCCGGTTTAAAATATAAAAGAACAACAATATCTGTAATACCAATATCTTTTAATTTTTTTATTATGTATTCCATCATAGGTCTGTTGAGGATTGGAAGCATTGGTTTTGGAATGCTATTAGTTAATGGTTGTATTCTTGTTCCGAAACCACCGGCCATAACTACTGCTTTCATCATATTCCCCCTATATTTTAATGAAATTAGGAATATTTTATCATATAATTATAATAACTTAATTTTTGGAGGTTTTTGTGTTATGTTTAAAGGGTCTATTGTGGCACTTATTACACCATTTAAAAATGGGAAGATAGATAAAAACTCTTTGAAAAAACTTATAAATTTCCATATAGAAAATGAAACAGATGCAATAGTTATTGCCGGCACAACAGGAGAATCTGCTACCCTTACTTATGAAGAACATGAAGAAGTTATAGCCTTAGCAGTAGAATATGCCGAAAAAAGAATACCTATTATAGCCGGAACCGGTGCAAACTCTACCCATGAAGCAATTATGCTTACAAAATTTGCAGAAAAAGTAGGAGCAGATGCTTCCCTTCAAGTTATGCCTTATTATAACAAACCTACCCAAGAAGGATTATATCAGCATTTTAAAGCAATCTGCGAAGAAACAAATATACCTATTATTTTATACAATATTCCTTCCAGAACCGGTGTTGATATGTTACCTGAAACATTTGCAAGATTATATTCAGACTTTCCAAATATCGTAGGAATGAAAGAAGCAACCGGAAATGTTGCAAGAGTAAGTGATACAATCTCCTTAGTAGGAGAAGAGGTTGTTATACTGTCCGGTGATGATGCTTTAACACTTCCTATGATGGCTGTCGGAGCAAAAGGCGTTATATCCGTAGCAAATAATATTGTTCCAAAAGAAGTATCCCAAATGTGTAAATTAGCCCTTGAAGGAGATTTTGTAAAAGCAAGAGAAATACACAACAGATTATATAAATTATTCAAAGTTTTATTCGTAGAAACTAATCCTATACCGGTAAAAACTGCTGCATATCTTATGGGATTAATTGAAGATATAGAGATGAGATTACCTCTTTATTATATGAATAAACAGAATGAAGAAAAATTAAAAGAAGTTTTAAAAGAGCTAAATCTTATAACTTAGCATTTTTGCAAAATTGCAAAATAAAAGCTATATAAGAAAAAGTTATATTAATCATAATAGATTGGCATAAATTTTGCCTTATAATATTTGGTAAATTTTTAAAAAGGAGTGTTTGGTTGAAAGTTGCAATTGTTGGCATCGGGAATATGGGTTCTAAATATATAAATAAATTTGTTGAACTTGGATATGAAACCGTTTTAATAGATATAGAAGATTCTAAATTGGCAAAATATCCGGAAAATTTTAAAAAATACAAAGATTTAAATCAAGCATTAGATAAAGAAAATATACAGGCTCTTTTTGTAGCAACATCGCCTACCTCCCATATTCCTATTGCCAAAAAAGCAATAGAAAGAGGTATAAATGTATTGATAGAAAAGCCACCGGCACTCAGTAGTAAAGAGCTTGAAGAAGCAATAAATTTAGCAATAAAGAAAAATGTTTATCTTCATGTATCAGAAATAGAACTTCAATCAAGTATAGTCAGAAATCTAAAACTAAATAAAAAACCTTCCGGTATAAAAGGATTTAGATTAAATCTCGGGAAAGGTTATATCAATCCATTTTATGACCTTGCATGGCATGATTTATATATTTTCCAATATATAATAGGAGATTTTAAAATAAAATCTGTTAAAGATAAAGGAAATATTTTTGAAGTTTATGCAATATCTGATAATACAGAGTTTGATTTGGAAGTAGCATGGCTTAATCCTTTTGTTAGAAGAGAATGGCTACTTGATGAAAATATAAAACTAAATTTTGTAGAAGATAGCATTTATCATAATGGAAATATCATAGAAAGTGATAAAAAAGATAAATTAAAATTAATGATACAAAACTTTATTAATAATCCATCTTTTGAAAGTTCATTTAGAGCATTAAAAATATTAAAAGAGATTGAAAATATCAAAATATAAAGGAGATAAAAATTGATACCAATTATTAAGCCGGAATTTGGAAAAGAGGAAAAAGAAGTAGTTAATCAAATTATTGACTCAGGACAGATAACCAGAGGTAACTGGACTTTTAAATTTAAAGAAAGCTTTAAAAATTATCTAAATGTAGCATTTTGTCATACGGTATGTAGCGGAACTGCTGCATTGTATATTGCTTTAAAAGCAATAGGTGTAAATAATAAGGAAGATTATGTTATTGTTCCTGCTCTTAGTTTTATGGCAACTATTGATGCAGTAATTCTTGCAGGTGGAACACCGGTTGTTGTTGATGTTGATGATACATACACAATGGATACATTTTATCTTGAAGAAGCTGTAAAAAAATACAAACCAAAAGCCATAATACCGGTTCATCTTTTCGGTCAAACTGCTGATATGGATAAAATAAAAGAGATTGCTGATAGTTATAATGTTATAGTTCTTGAAGATGCAGCTCAGGCACACGGAGCCGAATATAAAGGAAAGAAAGCAGGTTCTCTTGGTGATTTATCTGCATTTAGTTTTTATGCATCTAAAAATGTTGCAATGGGAGAAGGTGGAGCAATATGCACCAATAATCCTGAGATTGATGAAAAGATAACAAACTGGATAGAGTTTGGAAATCATCCGGCACTTAATTTAAGAATAACAGAATTTCAAGCAGGAATAGGTTATTATCAACTTCAAAAACTTGATAAAGGAAATGCAAGAAGAAGAGAGATAGCTGCCTTATACAACAAAGAATTTCAAGATTTACCCGGATTAGTTTTACCTTATGAAGCAGAAAATAGAAAACATATTTATCATATCTACGCATTAAGACATCTACAAAGAAATAAAATAATAGAAAAGCTTATAGAAAACGGCATAGGAGCAAGGGTTTATTATGATTATACATTACATCAGCTTAGAAATGCTTTACATCTTCCTTGTGAAAAAGCAGAGCAGTTTAAAGATGAACTTTTAGCTATACCAGTTTATAGTGCTCTAACAGATGATGAGGTATCATATATAATAGAAACATTCAAAAAAATAGTTAAATCTTTATGAGGTAATAAATATGAGAAAAATAGAAGGAATTTTAACAGCAGAAAATATAAAATTTGCAATAGTTGTAGGAAGATTTAATAGCTTAATAACAGAAAGATTGTTAGAAGGGTCTATTGATTGTATTATCAGACATAACGGAAAAGAAGAAAATATTGATATTATTAGAGTTCCAGGTTCTTTTGAGATACCGCTTACAGCAAAAAAATTAGCAAAAACCGGAAAGTATGATGCAATAATATGCCTTGGAGCAGTAATTAGAGGAGCAACACCACATTTTGATTATGTAGCATCAGAAGTTACAAAAGGAATAGCTCAAGTATCCCTTGAAACAGAAATCCCAATAGCTTATGGCATATTAACCACAGATACAATAGAACAGGCAATAGAAAGAGCCGGCACAAAAATGGGTAATAAAGGCTTTGATGCTGCATTAACTGCAATAGAAATGGTAAATGTATTAAGGCAGATATAATGAAGAGGTTTTTAAATAGAAAAATAAGAAAAGAAGCAAGAGAAGTTATACTTAGAGTTCTTTATAGCTATGATATAAGAAAAGAAGATATGCTTTCTATTTTTGAAGATTATATAAAAAAGGAAAAATTTAACTCAAAAGTTAAAGAATATGCACGAAATGTAATAGAAGGTATATCACAAAATCTACAAACAATAGATAATATTATTCAAGATTATTTAGAAGATTGGAGATTAGAAAGACTTGGCTATATAGAGAGGGCATTACTGAGGCTTGGTGTTTATGAGCTTTTATTTAATGAATTATCAAAAGATGAAACTGTTGGAAGAAAATTTGCAGATATTTTAAATTTAGCAAAATGTTATCTTATTTCAGAAACGCCACTTAAATTTATAAATGGTGTTTTAAGTAGAATTTATAAAACAAAGGTAGGTAATTTAAATTGAGAATAGCTTTTATTTCAGATATACATAGCAATATATATGCTCTTGAAGCAGTATCAGAAGATATAAAAAAACAATCTATTGATAAAATAATATGTCTTGGAGATATTGTAGGTTATGGCTCCCATCCAAATGAAGTTGCACAGTGGGTAATCCAAAACTGTGATATATCACTGAGAGGAAATCATGATACATTAATCTCAGAAGCAGAACCTATTGATATGCATAATCCTTATACATTAATGGCTGCTTTTTATAATAAAGAAAAATTAGAAGAAAAATATAAAGAATTTTTAAGAAACTTGGAAAAGGATTTGGAAAATGATATATGGGTTTTAACCCATGATGAACCTTGTATTCCCGGAAGTATGGAATATATAACAAAAGAAAAAGAAGCCTCTGATACATTTTCTGCTTTTAAACAAAAATTTTGTTTTTATGGACATACCCATTTACCATTGATATTTGCAACTGAAAATAAAGATGTTAAAATTTATTCATCGGAAGAAAAAATATTTATAAAAGAAGAAGAAAGATATTTAATTTCTGTAGCAAGTGTAGGACAACCAAGAGATAAAGATAAAAGAGCTAAATATCTTATCTTTGATATGGATGAAAATTATCTGCAGTTTAGAAGAGTTGAATATAATAGAGAAAAGGCAGCCTCCGATATTTTAGCTGCCGGTATTCCTTCTCTATTTGCAAAGATTTTACTCTGATTTGGTTGTTTCTTCTTCTTGGTAATAATTTGCTATTGCAACTTTTACAAATTTGACCAAACATCCTTCACAAAGTTTTAATGTAACAGTTTTCTCATCTACTGCTTTTACTTCTCCTATTATTCCACCGGAAGTTACAACTTTATCACCTTTTTTAAGGTTTTTTAAAAATTCTTCATGTTTTTTTCTTTGTTGCTGTTGTGGTCTGTATATTAAAAAATAAAATATACCTATCAACATAACCATCCAAACAACAGCACTTATTAAACTTTCTGCACCTTGCATCTAAAAATCCTCCTCTAAGAATAATCTTATACTTGCAACACCATATACACCGGTATTTAATACTTCCTGTAAATTTTGTTTATTTATACCACCGAGAGCATACACAGGTATTTTAACATTTTTTAAAACATCTTTCAAACCTTCTAATCCTTTTGGCTTATCTTTACCCTCTACTGCAAAAATAGGAGAGTAAAATATATAATCTGCTCCTTCTTCTTCTGCCTTTTTTGCTGATTCTATTGAGTGGCAGGATTTTCCTACTATTAAATCCGGAAATTTAGATTTTATATCTTTAATAGGAATACTTTTTTCAGGTAGATGAACTCCAGTTAAATTTAAAATATATGCAATATCTACTCTATCATTTACAAAAATAAAAACATCATATCCTTTTAATGCTTCTTTTGTTTCTTTACAAAGATAAAATAACTCCTCTGAAGATAAATCTTTTTCTCTTATTTGAAATAACCTTATCCCCTCTTTTGCTAAATATAAAATCTGCTCTTTAAATGGTTTTTTAAATTTTTTTCTATCTGTAATACAATAAAATTTTGGTAATATCATTTTTCACTTTTGCTGTCAAGATATATCAATATACGATATTTCATCTATATCTATCCTATTAGCTAATTTTTTCCATTTTTCCTGTAAATGCTTATCTAAAAATTTGCCAACTTCATATATCCATCTGGCTACTGTTCCATAAGGTAGATTTAATACTCTTGCTATAGCAGATTTACTCATTCCTTCGCTATACATTTTTAAAGCAAGAAGTTTTACTTTTTCTGAGTGTTTATAATATTTAGCACCTTCGTAGAAATGTCTTCCGCATTGATTACATTTATATCTTTGCCTTCCTGTATTTTTTCCAAACTTTTTACACCAATTAGAACCACATTCTGGGCAATTTATATTCTCTTGATATTTTCTTGGTCTGCCTCTCTTCTTCATGATTTCTATTTTACCATAATTTTTAGCTATTTTTGGATAGGACTACCCAATATATCAAAAATTACGAATACTCCTACAACCATAAGTATTATAATTGTTGGAAACCAAACAGCCGGATCCATTCTCAAACACCTCCTAAAAATTATTCTTTATAAATTTCTAACTTTTAATTTTTCAACCTTTTTAAAATCCGTTTCATCAAAAGTTATTATTTCATCTACCTTATAAAATATTGACCAAGAGGCTATAAAAGCATCTGTAAACTTTATATTTTTATCTTTATATAATTCTATGGCATATTCTATAACTTCAAATAACTCAACTTCAATACCAGGCGTATTTATAATTGCAGTTATTACCTCAGAAATTTCAATTTTACTTCTTTTATAAACTTTTTCTAATACCCAGACTATTTCAGCAATTACAAGATAAGGAACTAAAAGTTTAATTTTTCCTTTTTCGGCTTTTTCTATTAACTCCTTTGCTTTTTTAAATTTAACTTCATCATCTATTGTGAATAATCTTATAAAAATGTTAGTATCAATGGTTACTTTTTTCACGTTCTTCTACAGCCTCATATATAGCTTTATCTATTTCTTCTTCTGTTGCTGTTTTTTCTCCTTTTAAAAACCCAAAAAAATCTTTTATAGTTTTAACTTTTTGCAATTCTATCTTGTTTTTTCTTTTCCTTATAATCAATATACTACCTTCTTTTATACCCAGTTTATCTCTAATTTCTTTAGGTATTATTACTTTACCTTCCGGTAATACTTTAACTAACAACTCTTCCTTTTTCATTTTTATCCCTTCTTATAAATCTTCATATCATCTATTAAAAACTCAATATATTCCTTCTCCTGCCAATATGATATAGTTGGAGTATATACAATATCCGCATATAATCCTACTGCAAAATATCTTGAATAATCCAAACCACCCCACCATTTAGCAGTAAATCTATTATTATTAATATCCCTGAATGTAAATACAACAAGTCTTCCCTTCTCTACAAGATAATAGTCTTCTATTTTTAAATTTTGTGCAAGAAATTTTGGCTCCGGATTTTTTTCTCCAAAAGGTGCAAGAATTTCTATCTGTTTTATTTTTTCTTTATTCCAAAAAGAAAGAGATATCCTCATATCTATCTCTTTTGTTATAAATGGTGAATTACCGGATATTTTTGATATGGCTTGATTAAATCTTTCTTTAAACTCAGGTATATTGGAGCTTTTTATGGTAAATCCGGCTGCTAATGCATGCCCACCATATCTTTCAAGCAAATCTGCACATTCATTTAATGCATTATATATATTTACTTTCGGGACGCTTCTTACAGAAGCAACAGCTTTTCCGTTGTTTATGGCAAGCACAACAGATGGCAATTTATACTTTGTAGTTAATTTACCGGCAACTATTCCGATAACCCCCTGATGCCAATCTTCTTTTCCTACAACTATTGAGTTAGATATATTTTCTTTTTCTATTATTTTTATTGCTTCTTTTGATACTCTTTCAGTGATATTTTGTCTTTCTCTATTTAGATTTTCAAGTTCATTTGCTAAATTTGATGCCTTTATATCATCATTTGTTATTAATATTTTTACAGATTTTCTTGCAT encodes the following:
- a CDS encoding glycoside hydrolase family 57 protein — translated: MKKLYLAFLWHMHQPSYKEATSGKYIMPWSFLHAIKDYYEMPWHISNFKKIKATFNLVPSLLETLQDYIKDFKNDLTLSLIYKDEEKLTEEEINYLLDILFSSNLKNMIMPFERYYQLFLKKQNGNKFTYQEILDLKILFLLAWSGNYLRENCPLIKSLIAKGKLYTKEDKIALLDRLISFLKEIIPFYKKLEKKGKIEISTTPFYHPILPLLIDIESAKEAKKDITLPKVRANFKEDAKKHVINAIDFYKNIFGKLPSGFWPAEGSISNQTLDLFNEYQILWTASDEDVLFNSIGGRNIEKIYQKHKYKNIYLFFRDKYLSDLIGFRYQEEDEEKATDDFISRLKDIYDKYQFSPIVCVILDGENAWEFYKNNGYDFLRLLYKKIEQNYEWIECITFEEAIKKDDIPENQITNIVAGSWIYGDFTTWIGQEEKNIAWEVLSITKNYLETKPKSEEAEKLMLIAEGSDWFWWYGDDHFTHFADKFDRLFRANLQKIYQIYGDEPPAKILKPIKKLYKKPIIKEPNYYITPVIDGEITNYYEWLNAGEIDIKFDAGTMDSSKIFIKKVYYGYDKQNFYLRLDGDLDKIKDKYLTIEIISDTKKDITIDLSKNGENYAIGKILEIKIPISFIGRKNFEILFKIKDKNDNTVLKLPLYSYLEIDISKEFDYEWFV
- a CDS encoding Gfo/Idh/MocA family protein — translated: MKVAIVGIGNMGSKYINKFVELGYETVLIDIEDSKLAKYPENFKKYKDLNQALDKENIQALFVATSPTSHIPIAKKAIERGINVLIEKPPALSSKELEEAINLAIKKNVYLHVSEIELQSSIVRNLKLNKKPSGIKGFRLNLGKGYINPFYDLAWHDLYIFQYIIGDFKIKSVKDKGNIFEVYAISDNTEFDLEVAWLNPFVRREWLLDENIKLNFVEDSIYHNGNIIESDKKDKLKLMIQNFINNPSFESSFRALKILKEIENIKI
- a CDS encoding sugar phosphate nucleotidyltransferase, with product MKAVVMAGGFGTRIQPLTNSIPKPMLPILNRPMMEYIIKKLKDIGITDIVVLLYFKPEVIKDYFKDGKDFGVNITYVLPDDDYGTAGAVKKAEKYLDERFIVVSGDLVTDFDFKEIIGFHEIKQSKLTITLTSVSDPLQFGVVITDKEGKILRFLEKPGWGEVFSDTINTGIYIIEPEILKYIPDNIPFDFSKDLFPKLMKEGITLYGYNAKGYWRDVGNPESYREVIKDILSGKVKIEIYGEKIQKDGYTLYKQGNINLSKNVKLEGVIVLDDNVEIKENCYLKNVVIRKNCKIDENSILQDTVLWNNVNIGKNCEIKNGVLCDNVSIGNNVKAEHGVIIAENTIVKDDVKFERDVIIWPDKLIEEKSIISSNLIWGEKYKAGLFEGGKVSGRTNIELSCEMVAKLAESFGSIIPKGKTIIVGRDYHRASRMLKRAFLGGLLGTGVNVLDLKLSSLPVLRYILSNSDNVAGVYFRQSPENPASTDILFFDNDGLPIDTNTEKTVERIFFRENFRRAAYNEIGEIKEDPSLPKSYKARFLSLIQKETIQSSQIKIIADLLNGSTYTIYPDIINNLNIDNILINAYQDERKLSQISILKQKSISEISKIVSALKLSSGFVIYPSGEKLTIISEKGEILQNYKSVLIFLYLINKTANKQLKIYLPVYIPDILDNFLDNLIIERGKTIGLKASFLKDYYFFANLEGNYAFTEFSYSFDGMFASVKLLEMLSKANLTISECLNVLPDFYFNHTLVACPSYLKGKMMRKFSEEAIDKNASFVDGVKIFFDNKNWILMIPDQYADSLHIYIQAENKDKGEEILNEYLEKINNWIMEE
- the dapA gene encoding 4-hydroxy-tetrahydrodipicolinate synthase, with the translated sequence MFKGSIVALITPFKNGKIDKNSLKKLINFHIENETDAIVIAGTTGESATLTYEEHEEVIALAVEYAEKRIPIIAGTGANSTHEAIMLTKFAEKVGADASLQVMPYYNKPTQEGLYQHFKAICEETNIPIILYNIPSRTGVDMLPETFARLYSDFPNIVGMKEATGNVARVSDTISLVGEEVVILSGDDALTLPMMAVGAKGVISVANNIVPKEVSQMCKLALEGDFVKAREIHNRLYKLFKVLFVETNPIPVKTAAYLMGLIEDIEMRLPLYYMNKQNEEKLKEVLKELNLIT
- a CDS encoding 6-carboxyhexanoate--CoA ligase, coding for MSLDKQITALKEINKQIRKLKSKEPIIVGKFALTVYTQGMYPANIISLLHPDIHLLQQALRELGYTQFGDLWLKDDINVEISKDFELITGNFNQIQIEDEIINVLSLEDLIADMMKYCLEGDDLVCDLIKMLIKSYEKFIDFHYLYGRLKDKRAVSFIKNIKRGG
- the fbp gene encoding class 1 fructose-bisphosphatase — protein: MAKIGTDLSRFILEEERKYPNATGSLSLALLAIENATKIIASHIKMAGLIDILGKTGKTNIQGEEVQKLDEFSNQLLIEHLGESGQFFACASEELDDVIYFEHGKDAKYVIAFDPLDGSSNIDVNVSVGTIFSIHKKIEGNENDFLQEGYKQVAAGYIVYGSSVMFVYTTGNGVNGFTLDPSVGMFLLSHPDIKIPKKGKIYSINETNYPKWEEGLRKYIDTLKEEGYTSRYIGSMVADVHRTLLKGGIFAYPADSKNKSGKLRLLYEASPMAFIIEQAGGKATTGKEDILKIKPETLHQRVPVFLGSEEDINRLLSFL